AAATACGTTGTCCGTGTTTTGATTGTAGCAACAATCTTGTATAGGAGAATACTAATGTCATTAAGAGGTatttgataaagcgaggttttgtggatggatacacaatttggtcccaccatgatgaggcaggaggtactttcaacaacacagacattGATACTGGCTCtaatgaagtgggtggtgatgatgcaaacaaaaatgatcatgctatgatggatgatgattatgaccgtggagatcaaaatggtgatcaaacagatgcgTGTGTGGAACCACACGTGGACGAGGAACATGATGTTGATAcggaggacatgttgcgccacattgaaccagaagtgttgctagggagtgctaaagggttagagaatttcgagacactcaagaaggcagcaaaggactGTATGTATGAGGGATGTGGGAAGAAGTGAATAGTGTTGCGTTTCGTCCTTCATTTtctgatcctgaaggctaaattcggctagtcagacaatagtttcaatgatttCTTACTCTGCTGGGCAAGTTGCTCCTGAAGCCTACCAGCACAGACGGTATTTGTGCTGGCCCAAGATTGCTGGTGGGTACGATACCTGCTAGCACAAATCTGTTCTAGCCGTCAGCATAAAGTATTTCTAGCGTGGTGTATGTATTGCTGCATACAAATGCACGGTAAAAAATAGCATGCTTCGTTCTTCTGGAAGAAAACTACGTGTACAACCGCCCACACGAGTTGTTGCAGGGCTGCTTTttaatcacaaattcacaaagaGGAACAAAGAATCACAAATCCAATAAAAAGAAACCAAAAGCAATGGATCAGACGGCGCGGATTGATCACTTGCGGCTGCACTCGGCGGGGAGCCCCTGTGGGAACCTCCACCCATCCTGGCAGTAGTTGTAGCGCATGTAGTTGCGCTCCGCCCACCTCACCGTTCCCAACTCGGCGCCATTGAGCCTCTTCCTCATCCACCCACCCCTGCCGGCATTgcacgcgccgccggcgacgcaaGCGTTGGCGTAGAAGCTGCGGTAGGAGACGACGAAGGGCGCGCTGTTCCAGTCGATGGGGATCTTGCCCTTCTCAGTGGCCCAGTAGCTGCCATCCCACAGCGTGGCGTGCAGCGTCATGGGCTTGGAGCTCGGGTAGGGCAGGTCGGCGTAGCGCTTGAAGGACCGGATGAACACGTTGTCGACCTTGAAGAGGATGTTGGTGGGGTTCCAGATGATGGTGTAGGTGTGGTAGTCGGCTGAAGGGTCGAACCACAGGTTGAACTGGTGCTCCTTCTTGCCGTCGCCGTTGGCCCACACATTGGTGTTGAGCACCACGGGCTGGCCGCTGGAGTTGCCCATGAACTCCATGTCGATCTCGTCGCGCCAGTCGTCGGTGCCGGACGAAAGCTGCAAATATATTGTCCCACACAGAAGAGTATCTCAGCTAAGGATCGAGCGAGAGGGGTTTTTTATTTGGTACTTGTCGTGTATAGGTAAAAAGCTAACAACTTACGTAGAAGCAGGAGACAGTGCCGGCGGAGTTTCCCCGGATCAGCTTCATCTCGAAGCTGAACTCACCGTATAGGTACTGCTGCTTGGAGTttaggccggcggcgccggagttCCGGTCAAGTTTGAGCATCACCACCTGCTGGCCTGAAGCGTCGTATCCCTTGCGGACGGTGCCATCCGTGGTGAATTGTCTGAGCCAGGACGTCGCCGAAACGACTTGCAAGTACGCGAGGACGACAGCGAGCAGAGCGAGAGAACGCCGCGCCATGGTGGCTACTCTAGAGCTTCTTGGAAATGAGCTTGGAATGTATAGTGTAGTGGATTGTTTGGTTGTGGGGCGAAGGAGATGGCGCGGCTTTATAGGGTGGGCGTGGGGGTCTTCACCCTGACGGTGGCACACGTCTTGTTGACGAAGTTAGCATGGGAACTTCTTTTTCATGCATTATTGGGTGGGCGCGAAGGTCGTTACAATTATTCGGGTTGCACATGGGCTACAATCAGCAATAATCTTGAGGGCTCCTTTGGAAGCAGTAGCACATCCCTACGGTGATTTTTCTGGACATCCGCATCCCTCCCCAGCCCAGGGGAGAAAAGCTCCCCTCTTCATGCTCCTCAACACTCATTGATTCTAATCAAAAGAAAACAATAGCCAATATTGAAAAGTTCATTGAAACAGGAGCTGTATTCATGATGTGAAGTGGGCACAAGAGGCTTCTTGGTGTTAAGTTGTAGTTGTAGCAGCACTGGAGGCAGACAGCTGCAGAGAAAAAACATGTAACATCAGTTATATTAGTTTCATTCTCTGTAACATCAGTTATATTAGTTTCAACGAGTAGGATGCTAGACTGCTAGCTCAAGCAACACTAGAGATCATAAAAAAGACATAACTTCTTAACACCAGAACTAGGATTCTTGACATCAGTGGCATTAGAAAATATTAATGCTTATTTTATTCAATCAATACCACATCAATGGGCAACTCATTCAGCAATGCTATAGAAGATAAGAGCTGATTTAAGCTTCTGCTGTTGTAACTAGCTGCAACCTGCTGAAATCAAGTAGCAGAACCTGCTGAAATCAATGTTTGCAGTTAATTGACTTGCTCTGGTTAGAGACATTATGGCTGCTAATTGACTTGTTTTTATCTGGCCGTAGCACCTAGCAGGTCCTGTTTAGCATGATCAACTACGCCATCATGCACTGTAATCTTCACTATCGTCATGCTGATCAGCCCATATTTGGAACTCGTGCTGATCAGCCCGTGGATGTATATCCGACACTCGCCCTTGCCTCCACTACCGTCATGACCACTCCCAAGCCAACTCTTCGTTGCTGCCTCCACCGGGGATCGACATCACCGTCATGGCAAGTGGTGTCCATGCTGCCTCGCTGCCCCCTCTATCTCCTCCTAGGCCTGCAACTACCACAGGCTATCCTAGCATCCGGAGCTTCCTCTATGTCCGACCGACAAAAGTACCCCTCCTCGCCTAAAACCTGAACCCATGCAGAAGCAGTCCATCAAGAAAAAGCCTACTTGCAGCCAACCCAAAGGGCTAATTGCAAATAACTAGTTGAGTGCAATAGAATCTTAAAGTAGGAGAAAGCACAAGAGAATTTAATTTACCGCACCCCGCTTCCACTGCAGGCATTATATGAACCCATGCACTTTGAAGTATTGAAATACATTGAAGTATCCCAATAGTTCATCATTGCGCCAAGAACTTCAGTGACACGATTTTGGCTTTTTGAGCATGCATGATTATTAGCATCTAAGTAAAACGGTTTGGTCTGAACATCTCATGTCTTTCCAGTGTGTATATTCACACGGCCAGACGATGGAGAGCAAGCTAATTTATTCTGTTCTAGCTAGCACACAAAGCATCATTGCGCGCTGGCCCCCCAGCACAGCTCTGTTTGACGACTAACGGCTACTATTCAGGATTTAGCTCTCTATGTGATGCTTATGCATGATAAGTCGATAACATGGCATGTCCGCAACGACGTTGGTTGATGTGATGGGAGAGGCTCGGAGTGGTTATGCAACGAACGCGCAACTAACCCAATGAATGGAGAGATTAACGAGGCATCATCGGTGACACTTGACTTATTCCTAAGCTTGATTTTGGTTCGCTCATCGATGCTGATGAATTCCAGAGTTCCTTATGGTTGACAGATGATGCAAGGCAGCACATCAGTGGCAAGCTTATGTTCAGCCCATGTTTGGACTGTCTGTCAAAAGCAAGTAAATTATCTTCAGAAGACTGATATAATGTTCAGGAAGGGGGGTTTTACCTCTTTCGAAAGGAAACATGTGGCAAAATTGGTACAGTTGAGCAAAGTACCCTATCTGAACCTTACCATCCGTTCAATTCCACAATAATCTATGTTCCTTAGGACACATCATCAAACTGCCAATGAATATCAACACCCAAGATTATCGCTGATTGTATTGTAGCCCATGTGCAGCCCGAATAATTGTAACGACCTTCGCGCCGACCTTATAATGcaagccaaaaaaaaagtgcCCCATGCTTTCATCAACAAGACGTGTGTCCCTGCCCCAGCACCGTCAGGGGCAGACCACCATGGCCACCACTATAAAGCCGCGACATCTGCGCTTCTTCGCATCACACACAACCCAAGCGCACTTCACTTTCCAAGCCCATCTCCAAGAAGCTCTAGAGCGGCGGCCACCATGGCGCGGCGTTCTCCGGCTctgctcgccgtcgtcgttgcCCTCGCGATCTTGCAGGTCGCCTCGGCGGCGTCCTGGCTCAGAGAATTCACCACAGACGGCACCGTCCGCACGGGGTACGACGCGTCTGGCCAGAAGGTGATGATGCTCAACCTCGACCGGAGCTCCGGCCCCGCTGGGTTCAACTCCAAGGAGCAGTTCCTCTACGGCGAGTTCAGCATCGAGATGAAGCTCATCCGGGGAGACTCCGCCGGCACAGTCTCCTGCTTCTACGTAAGTTATTAGCTTTTTATCTAGACTTGACAAGTACAAAAATAAAACAACTCGCTCGACCATCCTTTGCTGAGATGTTCTTCTGTGTGGGCAATGTAATTGCAGCTTTCGTCCGGCACCGACGACTGGCGCGACGAGATCGACATGGAGTTCATGGGCAACTCCAGCGGCCAGCCGGTGGTGCTCAACACCAACGTGTGGGCCAACGGCGACGGCAAGAAGGAGCACCAGTTCGACCTGTGGTTCGACCCCTCGGCCGACTACCACACCTACACCATCATCTGGAACCCGGAGAACATCCTCTTCAAGGTGGACAACGTGTTCATCCGCTCCTTCAAGCGCTACGCCGACCTCGCCTACCCGAGCTCCAAGCCCATGACGCTGCACGCCACGCTGTGGGACGGCAGCTACTGGGCCACGGAGAAGGGCAAGGTCCCCATCGACTGGAACAGGGCGCCCTTCGTCGTCTCCTACCGCAGCTTTTACGCCAACGCCTGCGTCGCCGGGGGCGCGTGCCACGCCGGCAGGGACGGGTGGATGGGCAAGAGGCTCAACGGCGCCGAGTGGGGCACCGTGAGGTGGGCGGAGCGCAACTACATGCGCTACAACTACTGCCAGGATGCGTGGAGGTTCCCGCAAGGACTCCCCGCCGAGTGCAACCGCAACTGAGCTGATCGATCAGCATCGTCAGCTGTGTGATCAGCATCTTTTTATTGGATGTatcattctttttcttctttgtgaACTTGTGATTAAAAAGCAGCCCTGAGGAACCGTGTGGGCGGTTGTACACCTAGTTTTAATTTTCCAGATGAAAGAAGCATGTAATTTTTATCGTGCCTTTTCATACAGCAATATTTATAGTTGTTGTGAGCTGGGAGAATCTTCTTAAAGTCATGGAGCAAACATCATTGAATAGAAGGAAAGAGTAATTTAAAATATTTCTCTTTAGTAAGAGAACAAATTACAAAATTCTATTGTTGACGAGAGCCCATGTTTGCTAGAGTTTGTTTACAGAAATAATTAAATGTGCCATATGAACATAGGCTACTGTACTGATCACTCCAAAACACGAATACGCTTTTTATTCACAGGCATCATATATTAACTGATTTCCAACACTTCTCGAGTGTATTTTGGAGAATGGTGATGGTtattagtctttctaattagaaTTTTCTCTAATAGCGAAGGGTTTTTTGGGCTAATTAAGACAATTAATAAGTGATCCACGGTCCTTTGCGGAAATGTTCGTTGAGGTTTCTTAGTTCctaatttgtttttcttttctcaggGATCGTTCAAAATAGTCTGTAAAACCATAGGCCACTagagaaaaaaattattaaCAACAATAACCCTTGGGCATTACAAAACAAATACTTGGAAAATATTGAGTATGTTGTGGTGATAGTCGGAGCCTTCTACAGTCAATCAAAACTTAATCGCAATAAGGTACCAAAATTGTAGGAATTTTGTTATctagtacttcctccgtttcaaattctaagtcattttagcttttttattcatagatactattatacatctagactaTACTTCGTGGGACATACtatttgggacgaagggagtaggcACTAAAAATTGTACCTCCCATTACTTCGTGGTACCGTTTGGTGGACAGTAAAAAGTCTGTTGTAGCTTTGTAGAACACCTAATTGTGTTCAGAACTAACCACATGATTGCTATGGCTATTTGGCAAGTCCTGTCTGAAAGCGTTTAACGAAAATTGGACATAATGGGATGAGGTCAGGGAACTGGAATCTGCATCCATGTGCGTGTACCAAATGGGAAGACACAATGATCCATCTGCTATCCTAGAATGCCATACGTGGATGCTGTACCTGTATCTGTATGTTAATAGGAGTAGATCAATCAATACATATTGGAAGACGTTTTCTTATCCAGAAAGACAACAGCACGCTGTATCATGCATCATGGCATCATGCATACCCTGCATCCCTCCATACCCGACTACACTGTGCCAACCCCAATCATTAGTCCCTCATGTTTGTATACAAAAACCTGCTACGGCACCGCCGCCTGTGTCATCGATCACACATCCTTTTGTGCTGTCCACTGATCATACCGGTTGGTGTTGGTGACATAACGAAAGAATCGACATGGCATCGGGTCTGTTTCCGTTGACACTTTGGCCAAAGCCGGACGCCCTCCTCGCTGTGTAGAGAGAGGCCGCTGCTTTTTGCGGTATCTTCAACGCGCTTACAGGCAAAAACTTCATAGACGACGACATGGCATGTGCTCCGGTGTACGCGCGGCCGGGCGGGCAAATGAACGAGCGCAACAGACATCATCGGTGGATGCCGTGTCTCCTCGCGGCGCCGCACGCCCCTCCCGTCGCGTCCACCGCTGACGGCCGGGCTACCTGCTCATCATCacctgcatgtgcatgtgcatgtgcatgtgcacgTCCACCCACCGGCGGACGCGCCAGTGTCAAGAACCACATCTTCTGTTACATACGTGGAATGCTATACTCTGTCTTTGACCATAGGCATGCTTAATTGGCCAGGTCCTGGCAGCTAAAGATGGAAAAGTGGTACATCAATCCCTCCTCCTTCAGTTCATCCTTACCAGCCATTTTTTTTGTTAGGACAAAAACTTTAACTGATAATTACTCTATTAATGTATCATTTATGtgataaaaaaattgtagataGTGTTTGGGGTTTGTCGAAATGTAACGTAATTAATCGCTTTACGGACGGGAACGGATCTATGTACAGTTGTTTGTTTCTAGTCATCAGTGATGGTAATCAATTAAAACCCTGTAATCAGATCATAGGCCCATGCAAACTCTATCATCATGCCAGCGACCTCCTTCTCCGCTCCCATCTCTCGTCTCCTATCCCATCTCTTGATCTCTTCTCCCATTCCTTGCATACGGATCTGTTCTTGAGATGgcggggtggaggaggaacgATGGCGCCATtcacagcagcagcaaggccatCTCTATCAGCGATGATGTCTCCTCCTAATCTTCCCTAGCTTTGGATGGATTTGTGTTCCAAGATCTTGCTCACCATGGATGTTGCTGCTATAGAGATTGGGGGATTTTCTCGGGTTGCAAATATTGGGAATGATTTTGGTGTTTCAAGGTTCATCGTGTTTGTATGAAAGATTGGTTTTGACTTTAATTACCTGTTGAATTCATCTTGAAATTAAACCGATGCTTCCTTTCAGACCtgtatctttcttttttatgttcATTGTTGGttgtcctcttcttcttttttcgcAAAATCAAATGAACTTTGGTATCTGATAACGTTACAGACGTGCAATCAAATAAAGAGATTAAACACCCATTCCACCATTATGCACCATGATCTCATTCGTTTTGTGTTTACGTTATTGTACAAACCACATACTATCATAGTAATaactactccctctatcctTAAAAGTCTGTATAGTTTAACAACATGCAAATTATATGTTGTGGTCGTAATAtttctcatgataaatctaaaAGCATAAATCTTATAATATTGCGAGACTATCACCTCAATGGCCATGGGAGATTGATTTCTCATGCAAATTTTAGGATTGGGGTATTTCTCTCTCGAGACAAACACGAAAATTTAGAAGGGGCTAATCATAGAAAAGACTACACTTAAATATTATAGTATTGGAGAGTAGGATTTCTGTTTTATAATGAACTGGTTTTGCTATAAGTCCATTTTCTGagtatattatttttgtgtatAATGGCAATGAgaaatttaggttatttttcaCCGAAATATATAGCAGTTATCCCACTGCTTGTGTTGTTGTTCCTATTTGGTTCTAATTAGACAAAATCATAAGTGTTTCTGTTAAACATAAAACTTGCTTGATTAGAATAACATTTATCTAGAACTTCAAATACAACATCACAATATAATCTTATTGTGCATTCTTCAAATGAAATATACTTCCTCCAGTCACGAAGTCTTGGGGTACATATGCCATCAACTTGTGCAGTTTCACTAATGATAACATGTTTCTAATAATTATTACCTCCATTCTAAATATAATATGTGTTAATCTTATCCTAAGTCAAGATTTTAAACATTACCAAAGTGTATACAACGTATACAAAATACCTAATAATTAGATATTGTAGATGTTAGTGCACCTTGCTATAAACATGGTTAGAGTTAGAGAAGTTTGTCTGATGAAAAACCTAAAATATCTTACATTTTGAAACAAATGGAGTAGACTAGAATCATGATAATGGTATCCATATACTTCATTTTATACAAATAGTGGAAAATTCTTATTTCACGTAGGATGATAACTTAATTCATTTTCTTGACCCTGAAAAAGTTTCCCTCCCTAATATAACACCAAGTTCACATGTTCATTCATTATTTGATATTTTCATTAGTTATGTTTGTTAATTTAGGTGAAAATATCTCCAAAacacctccaaaaatcacaaaaaaaattatagtgataaaataaatgaagattaACTGacttttattaaaaaaacacaTGCACCTTTAaggttttaaaataaaaattcaCCAAACTAGAGTACTTGTAAAACTTATTCACTTTTTATAGCAGAAAacacttttaaaaaattataggaaaataaaaaatattcctCATATCAGATGCAGTAATTCATTAAATTATATTCTAGCATAAGTTACATAGAGAATTATGAAGAATAGGAAATTTTAGAAGAACCTCATAATTCGCTATGTATCCTGTGATGGTAAACAATTTTATAAGTTACATCTCATTTGAAGAATATTGGTTGTTTCCCAATTATTTTTGGAAAGCACTTTAATGccataaaaattcaaatattcTTCAAAAGTAGCCGAATTTGTTAAATTTTAATTTGACAACTACAAAGGTACATGTGTGTTTTtaagcaaaatggaatcttctACATTTGTTCTATGCCTAgaaaaagtttcatgaattttgaaGGTGATTTGATGGTTGTTTCGTCTGACTTAACTAATGGAAATGATGAAAAtgttaaataaaaaataaaagttagAACTCAGCGTCATATAAGGGACAAAAGAAAATTCCAGGATCAAGAAAGGAATTGAGTCATCTTCTAGTATCAAATAAGAAATTCTCTTACAAATAACTATGCATATTTGTAGATTTGCCTCAACCATGATATTTTGCAAGCTAACCATTCCAATTCAAATATTCAAACATTACCCGTCCACCAGCAATTGTAAGTTGG
The genomic region above belongs to Setaria italica strain Yugu1 chromosome VI, Setaria_italica_v2.0, whole genome shotgun sequence and contains:
- the LOC101786626 gene encoding xyloglucan endotransglycosylase/hydrolase protein 8, whose amino-acid sequence is MARRSLALLAVVLAYLQVVSATSWLRQFTTDGTVRKGYDASGQQVVMLKLDRNSGAAGLNSKQQYLYGEFSFEMKLIRGNSAGTVSCFYLSSGTDDWRDEIDMEFMGNSSGQPVVLNTNVWANGDGKKEHQFNLWFDPSADYHTYTIIWNPTNILFKVDNVFIRSFKRYADLPYPSSKPMTLHATLWDGSYWATEKGKIPIDWNSAPFVVSYRSFYANACVAGGACNAGRGGWMRKRLNGAELGTVRWAERNYMRYNYCQDGWRFPQGLPAECSRK
- the LOC101752480 gene encoding xyloglucan endotransglycosylase/hydrolase protein 8, with the translated sequence MARRSPALLAVVVALAILQVASAASWLREFTTDGTVRTGYDASGQKVMMLNLDRSSGPAGFNSKEQFLYGEFSIEMKLIRGDSAGTVSCFYLSSGTDDWRDEIDMEFMGNSSGQPVVLNTNVWANGDGKKEHQFDLWFDPSADYHTYTIIWNPENILFKVDNVFIRSFKRYADLAYPSSKPMTLHATLWDGSYWATEKGKVPIDWNRAPFVVSYRSFYANACVAGGACHAGRDGWMGKRLNGAEWGTVRWAERNYMRYNYCQDAWRFPQGLPAECNRN